In a single window of the Methylococcus sp. Mc7 genome:
- a CDS encoding cytochrome C oxidase subunit II codes for MRIRFPDKKWFHEKMAGLGEEMSRLEINELERKWLFVSVAMIGLFVGAIVVTAAMHGVHPPSHVETIDSASLHLSQEFAEDKLGVQPEPLPDGSLQVRLVAGRYGFYPREIEVPAGRRIVFRMASMDVLHGAHIPMTNMSTMIVPGYVSEVVSVFPKPGEYPMLCNEYCGLGHDHMWSKVTVVAQENWRAPATGGKQP; via the coding sequence ATGCGAATCCGTTTTCCAGACAAGAAGTGGTTCCACGAAAAAATGGCGGGGCTGGGGGAAGAAATGTCCCGGCTGGAAATCAATGAGCTGGAAAGGAAGTGGCTGTTCGTGTCCGTCGCCATGATCGGCCTGTTCGTCGGCGCGATCGTCGTCACCGCAGCCATGCACGGCGTCCATCCGCCCAGCCATGTCGAAACCATCGATTCGGCCAGCTTGCATCTGAGCCAGGAATTCGCCGAGGACAAGCTGGGCGTGCAGCCCGAGCCGCTTCCCGACGGTTCCCTCCAGGTCCGGCTGGTGGCCGGCCGTTACGGCTTCTATCCGCGGGAAATCGAGGTGCCGGCGGGGCGCCGGATCGTGTTCCGGATGGCCAGCATGGACGTGCTGCACGGCGCCCACATCCCCATGACCAACATGAGCACCATGATCGTGCCGGGCTATGTGTCCGAGGTGGTCAGCGTTTTCCCCAAGCCGGGGGAATATCCCATGTTGTGCAACGAATACTGCGGCCTGGGCCATGACCACATGTGGAGCAAGGTGACCGTCGTCGCCCAGGAAAACTGGCGTGCGCCCGCGACCGGAGGAAAGCAGCCATGA
- a CDS encoding transglycosylase SLT domain-containing protein — protein MSLPRFTIAAVLLSLLAGCAEAPFRLAMLEDTSEAEEADAGDDRIPRLNSSADGDLIETLLADYFRSLESDAVPVQTAMAPENAAPEPVQRLSGKGIRVIPVGPPKTHKNGLWHYVRERLELARWNHESVETELAGFRDRPARVRGLAKRAEPFLHYLVGEVERRGLPLDLVLVPMVESACDPGALSAKTAAGLWQLIPATGQRFGVEMAVDYDGRYDIHASTGAALSYLQHLHSRFQGDWLLALAAYNAGEGAVQHAIASNRAAGRGTDFWSLPLPPETRGYVPKILALSRILAGPDRYGLKLEPVPGTPVLARVEIEPGIRPADVGNAAGLPEPVFKLLNPALKSLHDAPQHKYGLMLPLKNAQAMAASLDGAELVSAKTIVVKKGETLAAIAKRVGVSETALAGWNGLTPNSRLKPGQELLIYPA, from the coding sequence ATGAGCTTGCCACGATTCACGATAGCCGCCGTGCTGCTGTCGCTGCTTGCCGGATGCGCCGAAGCGCCTTTCCGGCTGGCCATGTTGGAGGACACGAGCGAAGCCGAGGAGGCCGATGCCGGCGACGACCGGATTCCGCGCCTGAACTCCTCCGCCGACGGGGACCTGATCGAAACCCTGCTGGCGGACTACTTCAGGTCGCTGGAGTCCGACGCCGTCCCGGTTCAGACGGCGATGGCGCCGGAGAACGCGGCGCCCGAGCCGGTCCAGCGTCTGTCGGGCAAGGGTATCCGGGTGATTCCCGTCGGTCCGCCCAAGACCCACAAGAACGGTTTGTGGCATTACGTCAGGGAGCGTCTCGAACTCGCCCGCTGGAACCATGAATCGGTCGAAACGGAACTGGCGGGATTTCGGGACAGGCCGGCGCGGGTTCGTGGCCTGGCCAAACGGGCCGAGCCGTTTCTGCATTATTTGGTCGGCGAGGTCGAGCGCCGGGGCTTGCCGCTGGATCTGGTGCTGGTGCCGATGGTGGAGAGTGCATGCGACCCGGGCGCGCTTTCGGCGAAGACCGCCGCCGGCTTGTGGCAGTTGATTCCCGCCACGGGCCAACGTTTCGGCGTGGAGATGGCTGTGGACTACGATGGCCGCTATGACATTCACGCTTCCACCGGCGCCGCCTTGTCTTATTTGCAGCATCTGCACAGCCGGTTCCAGGGCGACTGGCTGCTGGCCCTGGCCGCCTACAACGCGGGGGAGGGCGCGGTTCAGCATGCGATCGCGAGCAACCGCGCGGCGGGCCGTGGCACCGATTTCTGGAGCCTGCCCCTGCCGCCCGAGACCCGTGGCTACGTGCCGAAAATTCTTGCGCTGTCGCGCATCCTCGCGGGCCCCGACCGCTACGGCCTCAAACTCGAACCGGTGCCGGGTACGCCGGTCCTGGCGCGGGTGGAGATCGAGCCCGGTATCCGGCCGGCTGACGTCGGCAATGCCGCTGGCCTGCCGGAGCCGGTGTTCAAGCTTTTGAATCCGGCACTGAAGTCCCTCCACGACGCTCCCCAGCACAAGTATGGCCTGATGCTCCCGCTGAAGAACGCTCAGGCCATGGCCGCCAGCCTCGATGGGGCGGAACTGGTGTCGGCGAAGACCATCGTGGTGAAGAAAGGGGAAACGCTTGCCGCCATCGCCAAGCGCGTCGGGGTTTCCGAAACGGCCCTGGCCGGCTGGAACGGCCTGACGCCCAACAGCCGCCTCAAGCCCGGCCAGGAACTGCTGATCTATCCGGCCTGA
- a CDS encoding type II toxin-antitoxin system VapC family toxin produces MILVVDASVALKWFFQTRDDEPDSDLALAILAGVVDDRIQLLQPPHFIAEVAAVLAREKPEQAPDDIADLLRIECAFADTLETYTTAIDLSIRHRHHLFDTLYHAVALNTPGATLVTADRRYYDKACGLGRIVWLADFRLPS; encoded by the coding sequence ATGATCCTGGTGGTCGATGCCAGCGTCGCGCTCAAATGGTTTTTTCAGACCCGCGACGACGAGCCCGACAGCGACCTGGCATTGGCTATCTTGGCCGGCGTGGTCGACGATCGGATTCAATTGCTCCAGCCACCCCACTTCATCGCGGAAGTGGCCGCCGTCCTCGCGCGGGAAAAGCCGGAACAAGCCCCGGATGACATCGCCGATCTGTTGCGCATCGAATGTGCCTTTGCTGATACCTTAGAGACCTATACGACCGCCATCGATCTTTCCATCCGTCACCGGCATCATCTTTTCGATACCCTCTACCACGCCGTCGCTCTGAACACCCCCGGTGCCACCTTGGTCACCGCCGACCGGCGTTATTACGACAAGGCGTGCGGTTTGGGGCGGATCGTCTGGCTGGCCGATTTCCGGTTACCTTCCTAA
- a CDS encoding cytochrome c, protein MKAILLATIGVTLAATAAAAPSTQVAWTPATLDFVKKGDADRGKALSAPCAGCHDGTGANPNLNGQLPTYLYRQLQDYKSGTRQDPATIMNAMASALSDQDMADLAAWYGKQAPMLGAGGAADATGIAERGEGRRMEPACSSCHGGAGQGEKVDTPRLAGQNAAYLEATLLAYKSGQRANDIYSRMRLIAGKLSDAEIRQLADYYSKLK, encoded by the coding sequence ATGAAAGCCATCCTGCTCGCGACGATCGGCGTGACGCTGGCGGCCACTGCCGCCGCGGCACCTTCCACCCAGGTCGCCTGGACGCCGGCGACCCTCGACTTCGTCAAGAAGGGCGACGCCGACCGCGGCAAGGCGCTGTCCGCCCCCTGTGCCGGCTGCCACGACGGCACCGGCGCCAATCCCAACCTGAACGGCCAGTTGCCGACCTACCTCTACCGCCAGTTGCAGGACTACAAGAGCGGCACCCGCCAGGACCCGGCCACGATCATGAACGCCATGGCATCGGCCTTGAGCGACCAGGACATGGCCGATTTGGCCGCCTGGTACGGCAAACAAGCGCCGATGCTCGGTGCCGGCGGAGCGGCGGATGCCACCGGCATCGCCGAACGGGGGGAAGGCCGGCGCATGGAGCCGGCCTGTTCGAGTTGCCACGGCGGGGCCGGGCAGGGCGAAAAGGTCGACACGCCCCGTCTGGCGGGCCAGAATGCGGCCTATCTCGAAGCGACCCTCCTGGCCTACAAGAGCGGCCAGCGCGCCAACGACATCTACAGCCGCATGCGGCTGATCGCCGGCAAACTCAGTGACGCCGAGATTCGGCAATTGGCCGACTATTACTCCAAGCTGAAATAA
- a CDS encoding ADP-ribosylglycohydrolase family protein has product MSIHASVLSRRNVIAGGLYGLLIGDAVGRCYEFKPAADLPPPEAIAMRPPSGYPATYPFVPAGTWTDDGAQALALLDSLLECGRLDLEDFGARLLAWCDEGAYTPDGQVFDIGMQTARAFSRMRAGIPAARAGDAHEHANGNGALMRVLPLALWHRGADAELVRLAIEQGRPTHGHPRSGVACATYCLLARRLLQGETAEVETLADGLGEFLDATERSELDRLMTAPERAHPAGTGYVVDTFWSALRALEASSYDAVIRAAVGFGNDTDTTACIAGGLAGIRFGIEGIPADWKDELRGRDRVEGLLERLARV; this is encoded by the coding sequence ATGTCCATCCACGCTTCCGTGTTGTCGCGCCGAAACGTCATTGCCGGTGGCTTGTACGGTTTGCTGATCGGCGATGCCGTCGGCCGCTGCTATGAATTCAAACCCGCCGCGGACTTGCCGCCGCCCGAAGCCATCGCCATGCGGCCGCCGTCCGGCTATCCCGCCACCTATCCGTTCGTTCCCGCCGGCACCTGGACCGACGATGGCGCCCAGGCACTGGCCCTGCTCGATTCGCTGCTCGAATGCGGCCGGCTCGACCTGGAGGATTTCGGCGCCCGCCTCCTGGCCTGGTGCGACGAGGGGGCCTACACTCCCGACGGGCAGGTGTTCGACATCGGCATGCAGACCGCCCGCGCGTTCAGCCGGATGCGCGCCGGGATACCCGCCGCTCGGGCCGGCGACGCGCACGAGCACGCCAACGGCAACGGCGCCCTGATGCGGGTGCTGCCGCTGGCGCTGTGGCACAGGGGCGCTGACGCGGAGCTGGTGAGGCTGGCGATCGAGCAGGGCAGGCCCACCCATGGGCACCCCCGCAGCGGCGTCGCCTGTGCGACGTACTGCCTGCTGGCGCGGCGGCTGCTGCAAGGCGAAACCGCCGAGGTTGAAACCCTCGCCGACGGACTGGGCGAGTTCCTGGATGCCACGGAGCGCAGCGAACTCGACCGGCTTATGACGGCCCCGGAACGAGCGCATCCCGCCGGCACCGGCTACGTCGTAGACACCTTCTGGAGCGCGCTGCGTGCGCTGGAGGCATCGAGCTACGACGCCGTCATCCGTGCCGCCGTCGGTTTCGGCAACGACACCGACACCACCGCCTGCATCGCCGGCGGCCTAGCCGGCATCCGCTTCGGGATCGAAGGCATCCCGGCCGACTGGAAAGACGAGCTGCGCGGGCGGGACCGGGTCGAGGGCCTGCTGGAGCGTCTGGCGCGCGTTTGA
- a CDS encoding c-type cytochrome: MRKRTMQLALSAAIGAAVSGPALASEELAKAKNCVMCHSVDKKILGPAFKDVAQKYAGQQGADAKLAEKVMKGGSGAWGTMAMPPNPQVNEEEAKQLVQWILSLK; this comes from the coding sequence ATGCGAAAGAGAACGATGCAACTCGCCTTGTCCGCCGCCATCGGCGCCGCTGTCAGCGGCCCTGCGCTGGCCAGCGAGGAACTCGCCAAAGCCAAGAACTGCGTCATGTGCCATTCGGTCGACAAGAAAATCCTGGGGCCGGCATTCAAGGACGTCGCCCAGAAATACGCCGGCCAGCAAGGCGCCGACGCCAAGCTCGCCGAAAAAGTGATGAAGGGAGGCTCCGGCGCCTGGGGCACCATGGCGATGCCCCCCAATCCACAGGTCAATGAAGAAGAAGCGAAACAACTGGTGCAGTGGATTCTGAGCCTGAAATAG
- a CDS encoding YafY family protein, with protein MTDFQDTLPPKNSNRNELKDAILRQWVMLQLIPREPGGVTAQQLQAKLAGIDPLYEVHKRTVERNLMALMSVFPALDYRAGPNGNLWFWQKDAVLDIPKLDAKTALMFRLAEAFLAPVLPRSTLSELRPHFRRAQEILDAAGDDQHSIWPAKVQVIPNSQPLLHPDVRPDILEVVYAALFEDRRFQARYRPRNGPARDYEVSPRGLVIRDGIIYVVATLFEYTDLKHLVLHRMETASLLDSPVSPMRSFKLERYAKTCFDYPLDVLSVTTSGTVTPPAKLKVQLLFDAEIAVHLEESPLSEDQRSERLPDGRVRFRATVANTQRLRWWLLGFGDRVEVLEPPALRDEIALTLSNAVQRYQA; from the coding sequence ATGACCGATTTCCAGGATACGCTCCCTCCAAAAAACTCCAATCGCAACGAACTCAAGGACGCCATCCTCCGCCAATGGGTCATGCTCCAGCTCATTCCGCGGGAGCCGGGCGGAGTCACGGCCCAGCAACTCCAAGCCAAACTGGCCGGCATCGATCCCCTCTACGAGGTCCATAAGCGCACCGTCGAGCGCAACCTCATGGCCCTGATGTCGGTATTTCCCGCCCTGGACTACCGGGCCGGACCGAACGGCAATCTTTGGTTCTGGCAAAAGGACGCGGTTCTCGACATTCCCAAGCTGGATGCCAAAACCGCCTTGATGTTCCGGCTGGCCGAGGCGTTTCTCGCCCCGGTGCTGCCGCGTTCGACACTGAGCGAACTCCGCCCGCACTTCCGGCGGGCTCAGGAAATTTTGGATGCGGCAGGTGACGATCAGCACTCGATCTGGCCTGCCAAAGTCCAGGTCATACCCAACAGCCAGCCCCTTCTTCATCCAGACGTCCGTCCGGACATTCTCGAAGTTGTTTATGCCGCGCTGTTCGAAGATCGCCGTTTCCAGGCGCGCTATCGTCCTCGCAACGGACCGGCCCGAGATTACGAGGTCAGCCCTCGGGGTCTGGTGATACGTGATGGCATCATCTATGTCGTCGCCACGCTTTTCGAATACACGGATCTGAAGCACCTGGTACTGCATCGGATGGAAACCGCCTCCCTGCTCGACAGTCCGGTTTCTCCCATGCGCAGCTTCAAGCTGGAACGCTACGCGAAAACCTGTTTCGACTACCCATTGGACGTTCTGAGCGTGACCACCTCCGGTACCGTGACGCCCCCGGCCAAGCTCAAGGTGCAACTGTTGTTCGACGCCGAAATCGCCGTCCATCTCGAGGAATCGCCCCTAAGCGAGGATCAGCGCAGCGAACGCTTGCCCGATGGCCGCGTCCGGTTCCGCGCCACGGTCGCCAACACCCAGCGCCTGCGCTGGTGGCTGCTCGGTTTCGGCGATCGGGTCGAAGTCCTGGAGCCGCCGGCTCTCCGCGACGAAATCGCCCTGACCTTGAGCAACGCGGTGCAGCGCTACCAAGCATGA
- a CDS encoding cbb3-type cytochrome c oxidase subunit I — protein sequence MRTGIIDSANLNGGQQLAVKYFSVAVVLFLAQMLFGLAAAIQFVRPDFLYNVLDFSVNRMVHINAMVVWMLYGFVGAVYWLLEEESGTRIVGLGLGNLAFWVLTAAVAVVVVVYLLVQTGPGNDLTRWFVNEGREYLEAPRWADLGIVAVLGVFFYNVAATFSKGRWSGIAGVLTLDLVALAGLYCAGMFYLTNITADQYWWWWVIHLWVEATWEVLVGCIMAWGLMHMLGVRRRIVETWLYIEVALMFGSGILGLGHHYFWIGTPDYWFSIGGFFSALEPIPLVAMVVHSVYDAGVHKFKNGNHPALAWIIAHTFGNFLGAGVWGFMHTLPQINLYTHGTQWTASHGHLAFFGAYATINIAFFYIAMQTWRGNIWLGGGLAGGGWKWKWALALLNLGVIGMTVALLIAGYEQSFIERAVEGSTWGGYFAAQQHPWFQQAMAWRLVFGVVTLAGVLLLVWDLLTIGVGEMRRAPQLAAEAG from the coding sequence ATGCGCACCGGAATCATCGATAGCGCCAACCTCAACGGGGGGCAGCAACTGGCGGTCAAGTATTTCAGCGTCGCGGTCGTGCTGTTCCTGGCTCAGATGCTGTTCGGTCTGGCGGCCGCGATCCAGTTCGTCCGGCCGGATTTCCTCTACAACGTGCTCGATTTCAGCGTCAACCGCATGGTGCACATCAACGCCATGGTGGTATGGATGCTGTACGGCTTCGTCGGAGCGGTGTACTGGCTGCTGGAGGAGGAGAGCGGCACCCGCATCGTCGGGCTGGGCTTGGGCAACCTGGCGTTCTGGGTGCTGACCGCGGCGGTCGCCGTCGTGGTGGTGGTCTACCTGCTGGTTCAGACCGGTCCCGGCAACGACCTCACCCGCTGGTTCGTCAACGAGGGCCGCGAATACCTCGAAGCCCCGCGCTGGGCCGACCTCGGCATCGTCGCCGTGCTGGGCGTGTTCTTCTACAACGTCGCCGCCACTTTCTCGAAAGGCCGCTGGTCCGGCATCGCCGGCGTGCTGACCCTGGACCTGGTCGCTCTGGCGGGACTGTATTGCGCCGGCATGTTCTATCTGACCAACATCACGGCGGACCAGTACTGGTGGTGGTGGGTCATCCACCTGTGGGTGGAGGCGACCTGGGAGGTCCTGGTCGGCTGCATCATGGCCTGGGGCCTGATGCACATGCTCGGCGTGCGGCGCCGGATCGTGGAAACCTGGCTGTACATCGAAGTGGCGCTGATGTTCGGCTCAGGCATCCTCGGCCTCGGCCATCATTATTTCTGGATCGGCACGCCGGATTACTGGTTCTCCATCGGCGGCTTCTTCTCGGCGCTGGAGCCGATTCCTCTGGTCGCCATGGTGGTGCATTCGGTGTACGACGCCGGCGTCCACAAGTTCAAGAACGGCAACCATCCGGCGCTGGCCTGGATCATCGCCCACACCTTCGGCAATTTTCTCGGTGCAGGCGTCTGGGGCTTCATGCATACCCTGCCGCAGATCAATTTGTACACCCACGGCACCCAATGGACGGCGTCGCACGGCCACCTGGCCTTCTTCGGCGCCTATGCCACCATCAACATCGCGTTCTTCTACATCGCCATGCAAACTTGGCGGGGTAATATCTGGCTGGGTGGCGGCTTGGCCGGTGGCGGCTGGAAGTGGAAATGGGCGCTCGCCTTGCTCAATCTCGGCGTGATCGGCATGACGGTGGCGCTATTGATCGCCGGCTACGAGCAGTCGTTCATCGAACGGGCGGTGGAGGGCTCGACCTGGGGTGGTTATTTCGCTGCCCAGCAGCATCCTTGGTTCCAGCAGGCCATGGCCTGGCGCCTGGTGTTCGGTGTGGTGACGTTGGCGGGTGTCTTGCTGCTGGTGTGGGATCTCCTCACCATCGGCGTGGGTGAGATGCGCCGGGCGCCGCAGCTCGCAGCCGAGGCCGGATAG
- a CDS encoding HPP family protein has product MQIKRLKFPRLWRPEPLLTSFPEQFRSALAAGLAIFLIGLISSRFVEGGGLKTLVASMGASAVILFVVPHSPMARPWSLIGGHLISGLIGILCARWVPDTWPAAALAVGLAIFAMQLARCLHPPGGASALIPVLGDAGIRALGFQFLLTPLAVNVAVILAVSRLYSRWVHAARPAPKTEPRPPSPLERIGIRAEDFHAALQDIGVFVDVSADELSDIYHFAASRAFRRTFGETTCARIMTPQPLTAEFGDDLESIWQLMQREGVRALPVVDRGRHVIGIVTLKDFFRHTRAESFGSLSARLKALLLPSPGVTSSKPEVVGQIMTAPAITARQDVHISELARLLSEHGVHQVPIVDERGKLVGLVTQTDLIAALYRSVPTGLTQPAMAVAS; this is encoded by the coding sequence ATGCAAATCAAACGCTTGAAGTTTCCTCGTCTGTGGCGGCCCGAGCCCTTGCTGACCAGCTTCCCGGAACAATTCCGCTCCGCCCTGGCCGCAGGGCTGGCGATATTCCTCATCGGCCTGATCAGCAGCCGGTTCGTCGAGGGGGGCGGCTTGAAGACCCTGGTCGCGTCGATGGGGGCCTCGGCGGTGATCCTGTTCGTGGTGCCGCACAGCCCCATGGCGCGGCCCTGGTCCCTCATAGGCGGACACCTGATTTCCGGCCTGATCGGCATTCTGTGCGCCCGCTGGGTGCCGGATACCTGGCCGGCGGCGGCGCTGGCGGTGGGACTGGCCATCTTCGCCATGCAACTCGCGCGCTGTCTGCATCCGCCGGGCGGCGCGTCCGCCTTGATCCCGGTGCTGGGGGATGCCGGCATCCGGGCGCTGGGGTTCCAGTTCCTGCTGACGCCGCTGGCGGTGAACGTGGCGGTCATCCTGGCGGTTTCCCGGCTCTACAGCCGCTGGGTGCATGCCGCCAGACCGGCTCCCAAGACCGAGCCTCGTCCGCCCAGCCCGCTGGAGCGCATCGGCATCCGGGCCGAGGACTTTCACGCGGCCCTCCAGGACATCGGGGTGTTCGTCGACGTCAGCGCCGACGAACTGAGCGATATCTACCACTTCGCCGCCAGCCGGGCGTTCCGCCGCACCTTCGGCGAGACCACCTGCGCCCGTATCATGACCCCCCAGCCGTTGACCGCCGAATTCGGCGACGATCTGGAGTCGATCTGGCAACTGATGCAGCGCGAGGGCGTTCGGGCCTTGCCTGTGGTGGACCGGGGGCGGCATGTCATCGGCATCGTCACGCTCAAGGACTTCTTCCGCCACACCCGCGCCGAAAGCTTCGGCAGCCTGAGCGCGAGGCTGAAGGCGCTCCTGCTTCCCTCGCCCGGGGTGACCTCGAGCAAACCGGAGGTCGTCGGCCAGATCATGACCGCGCCCGCCATTACCGCCCGGCAAGACGTGCATATCTCCGAACTGGCCCGGCTGCTGAGCGAACACGGCGTCCACCAGGTACCTATCGTCGACGAGCGCGGCAAGCTGGTCGGCCTGGTGACGCAAACCGATTTGATCGCAGCCCTCTACCGCAGTGTTCCCACTGGCCTGACTCAGCCGGCGATGGCGGTGGCTTCGTGA
- a CDS encoding b(o/a)3-type cytochrome-c oxidase subunit 1, protein MNDATTTRLTLFNFWVAFGAFGLACFFGMYQVLERSGLFAFLQSPAVYFASVSTHGVLMAFVLTTFFIMGFGYYTAAQSLRRPVWNPQLAWAGYGVCVVGVVLAAVPLLLGKASVLYTFYPPIQANVFFYIGATLLVVGSWFWCAIMLVMFAQWKKDHPGETVPLPMFATAANALLWLWTSLGVALESVFQLLPWALGLTDTIDVGLARTLFAWTLHPIVYFWLIPAYIALYCYVPQAAGGKLFSDVLARTAFVLILVLGLPIGFHHLYMDPEQAAGWKFLHMVGTFAVAIPTLLTGFTVIASLEMAGRRQGGTGLFGWIGALPWKNPMVLAAILSLLMLVLGGFGGIVNASYAMNAMVHNTAWVPGHFHLIFAGTVVTMYLAVAYKLWPELCGRKLYSEDLPLVQLWGWFIGMVIMTTPWHVLGLLGQPRRISSVQYNSVLTLSWDPYEVAMVIGGLILLGSACLFVYLLYKTQAAGEKVEARVEAADDSAPWAPAWLNGFALWNRLILVLMALSYGYPILQFFLLKTHSPTAWGY, encoded by the coding sequence ATGAACGATGCAACTACGACTCGCCTCACGCTCTTCAACTTCTGGGTGGCCTTCGGGGCGTTCGGCCTGGCCTGTTTCTTCGGCATGTACCAGGTTCTGGAGCGCAGCGGACTGTTCGCCTTCCTGCAGTCGCCCGCCGTCTATTTCGCCTCGGTCAGCACCCACGGCGTGCTGATGGCCTTCGTGCTTACGACCTTTTTCATCATGGGCTTCGGCTATTACACGGCGGCGCAAAGTCTCCGGCGGCCGGTGTGGAATCCGCAACTCGCCTGGGCGGGCTACGGGGTTTGCGTGGTCGGGGTAGTGCTGGCGGCGGTCCCGCTCCTGCTGGGCAAGGCATCGGTGCTGTATACCTTCTACCCGCCGATCCAGGCCAACGTCTTCTTCTATATCGGAGCGACGCTCCTGGTGGTGGGCTCGTGGTTCTGGTGCGCGATCATGCTGGTCATGTTCGCCCAATGGAAAAAGGACCACCCCGGCGAAACGGTGCCGCTGCCGATGTTCGCCACCGCAGCCAACGCCCTGCTGTGGTTGTGGACCAGCCTCGGTGTGGCCCTGGAGTCGGTATTCCAGTTGTTGCCATGGGCGCTCGGGTTGACCGACACCATCGACGTCGGTCTGGCGCGCACCCTGTTCGCCTGGACCCTGCACCCCATCGTCTACTTCTGGCTGATCCCGGCCTACATCGCGCTGTACTGCTACGTGCCGCAGGCCGCCGGCGGCAAGCTGTTCAGCGACGTGCTGGCGCGCACGGCGTTCGTGCTGATCCTGGTGCTCGGCCTGCCCATCGGCTTCCACCATCTCTACATGGATCCCGAACAGGCCGCAGGCTGGAAATTCCTGCACATGGTCGGCACCTTCGCGGTCGCCATTCCCACCCTGCTGACCGGCTTCACCGTCATCGCCTCGCTGGAGATGGCCGGGCGCAGGCAGGGGGGTACCGGGCTGTTCGGCTGGATCGGCGCACTGCCGTGGAAGAACCCGATGGTGCTGGCGGCGATCCTGTCCCTGCTCATGCTGGTGCTCGGGGGCTTCGGCGGCATCGTCAACGCCAGCTATGCCATGAATGCCATGGTCCACAACACCGCCTGGGTGCCCGGCCATTTCCACCTGATCTTCGCCGGCACCGTGGTCACCATGTATCTCGCCGTCGCCTACAAACTCTGGCCGGAACTGTGCGGACGCAAGCTGTATTCCGAAGACCTGCCCCTGGTGCAGCTGTGGGGCTGGTTCATCGGCATGGTCATCATGACCACGCCCTGGCATGTGCTGGGCCTTTTGGGCCAGCCGCGGCGGATTTCTTCGGTGCAGTACAACAGCGTCCTCACCCTTTCCTGGGATCCGTACGAAGTGGCCATGGTCATCGGCGGACTCATCCTGCTGGGTTCCGCCTGCCTGTTCGTCTATCTGCTGTACAAGACCCAGGCCGCCGGCGAAAAGGTGGAGGCCAGGGTGGAAGCGGCGGACGATTCCGCCCCGTGGGCGCCGGCGTGGCTGAACGGATTCGCCCTCTGGAACCGCCTGATCCTGGTGCTGATGGCGCTGAGCTACGGCTATCCCATCCTCCAGTTTTTCCTGCTGAAAACCCATAGCCCGACCGCCTGGGGGTATTGA
- a CDS encoding cytochrome c, with translation MSTTPPVWASESFWKKVAIWVTAGSFVILIILTFDTLSKTAVGGSRVQAYSVINKVIDYRFDYSQNRYRPVFGGDEPLFGRPLSEEEAAALVTQGKKTVQAKNCMNCHTLLGNGAYYAPDLTKAWLDPNWGSVEEREARMLAFLLDPEKNAVTFSSGRKMPKLGITDAEAHAIVAFLKWMSAIDTNGFPTNFKTIGRQED, from the coding sequence ATGAGTACCACACCGCCCGTCTGGGCTTCCGAGAGCTTTTGGAAAAAGGTCGCGATCTGGGTCACGGCCGGTTCTTTCGTCATCCTCATCATCCTGACCTTCGACACGCTGTCGAAGACCGCGGTCGGCGGCAGCCGGGTGCAGGCCTACAGCGTGATCAACAAGGTCATCGACTACCGCTTCGATTACAGCCAGAACCGCTACCGCCCGGTATTCGGTGGCGACGAACCGCTGTTCGGTCGGCCTCTGAGTGAGGAAGAGGCGGCAGCTCTGGTCACCCAGGGCAAGAAGACGGTGCAGGCCAAGAACTGCATGAACTGCCACACCCTGCTCGGCAACGGCGCCTATTACGCTCCCGATCTCACCAAGGCCTGGCTCGATCCCAACTGGGGCAGCGTCGAGGAGCGCGAAGCCCGGATGCTGGCCTTCCTGCTGGATCCCGAGAAGAACGCCGTCACCTTCAGCTCGGGGCGCAAGATGCCAAAACTCGGGATCACCGACGCCGAAGCCCATGCCATCGTCGCCTTCCTGAAATGGATGTCGGCCATCGACACCAACGGCTTTCCCACCAACTTCAAGACCATCGGCCGCCAGGAGGACTGA